The Polaribacter sp. HaHaR_3_91 genomic sequence CCAAATCTTTCACTAAAAATTATCGAATTATTTCATAAGTATAATAATAATGGTGCACAATTTATAATTACAGTTCATGACCCAACATTATTAGACAAAGATGTTTATAGACGAGATCAATTTTGGTTTGTAGATAGAAATCAATTCGGTTCATCCGAACTTTACCCAATGTCAAATTTTAAAGCAACTGATGGATTAAGAAGTATGTCGGATTTTAGAAAGAAATATTTAAATAGCGATTTTGGAGCTGCTGAAAGCATTGAGTTAACTCAAGAATTTATTAACATCTCTAAAGAAATTTAAATTGGCTATAAATAGATTTAAAAGAAAACAAGGATCCCAACCAGAAAAAGGTAAAAAAGTAGAATCCAAAAAAATTATTTTGAGCTATTTACATATGGATCGTGCACAAGGTCAAACATTAGAAATTTGGGACAAAAAAGAAGGTAGACTGTTAAGGTGGGGAAATATGATACAACATCTAAACACACTAACAGTTCAACAAGCCCTTTTATCAAGGGTAATCGTTAAATACGATGATAGAGATGTTTTAGATGTACATAATATGCCAAAAAAGTCTAATTGGAAATATCCAAAACATCTTGGTCATAAAGATATCATTTGGTGTAAAATTGTGGTAATGCAACTTGTTAGAGTAATTGGATTCATGGAGGAAAATATCTTTTATGTTGTTTTTTTTGATGAAAAACATGAATTTTATCCTACTGAACCGAAAAACACTTAAGTAAAAAACTATTGCCAACACCGTATATAATTTATTGCTGGCTTCTTACCTATTTGCGAAAGTCCTCGCGCACTTTCTTGGTCAGTAATTATTTATTAAATTAGTTGCTTAAAACACGCAACAAATCATATACAACAACGTTAGCAAACATTAGAATCATGTACTTTCCTGAAATAGGTTGACTAAAAATTAAACACTTAATTATAGTCACTTATGAAAACACAAAAACAACCTTGGCGAAAAAAAACGTACGAAAAAGCAACTTTAGAACTCAAATTATTCGTCGTTGACCAAATTCAGAATGGACAGATTTCCACAAACTTTGCTTCCAAAAAATATGATGTTCCTAGAACTACAATTGGGTATTGGATCAAAAAATATAGTACTTTAGTCCAACAAAATACAGGTATGAGTAAATTAGATGAGATTAAAAAACTAAAGGAACGTATTGAAGAATTGGAGTTTGTAAAGGAATTTCAACAAGATATTATTGCTGACATGGAAATCATTACTGGAGTCGATTTGTCAAAAAAGTCGTTGCCCAAAACATTAGCGAAAGAGATAGAACTAAAAAAGAAAAACCGTTTAAAAGAAAATGGTTCTATGAGTGTTTTGGGATTAGTAAACAAGCCTTCTACAAAAGACTCAAAACCCAAAAAAACAAACGACTAAACGATGAAAAAGTCATCGTAATGATACAAGAATATCGAAAATTAGTTGGTATGAGAACTGGCGGAATTAAGTTATATGATGAACTTAAACAAGACTTTATAAAACAAGGTATTAAAATCGGTAGAGACAAGTTGTACGATGTGTTAAGGCTTCATAATTTACTTGTTCCTAGGCTTAAAAACTATGTAACAACAACAAACTCTAATCATCAATTTAGAAAATATAAAAACCTAATTAAAGACCAAGTTCCTACTCGACCAGAACAACTATGGGTAAGCGATATAACATACATTAAAACAGACAATGGACACAATTACCTAGCAATCGTTACAGATGCATATTCTAAGCAAATTATGGGCTATAAATTAGATAACAACATGAAGACATCACTTTGTTCAGAAGCGCTAGAAATGGCTATTAAAAATAGAAAATACCCTGATAAAAAATTAATACATCATTCTGACAGAGGTTTTCAATACTGTAACCCCAAATACACAGCATTTGCAGAAGAAAATGGCATAATGATGAGCATGACAGAACAATATGATCCTTATGAAAACGCAATTGCAGAGCGAATTAATAGAACTTTAAAATATGAATATGGACTTAGAAATTGCATTAAAAACACTGCCATTGCTCAAGAAGTAACAAAACAAGCAGTATATATTTACAACAATTTAAGAACCCATTTTAGCTTAGAATTAAGAAAACCAGCTGAAGTACATTTAAATCCAAACATCAAATACAAATCATATCGAAGAAATAATGTAAATTTGACTGAACTAACAATTTGAAAACAAAACTAGTTCAAAATATTTTTTGCCTTCTAAACGGCTAAAAAAATCTTTTGAACGGTATAAATTAACCTAAAAAAAGGTCAACCTATATCAGTATAATACATCAACATTATTCATTCCTAGAATTCTATTCATAATTACGTAAATGGAAATTAACTATAACATTGTCAGTTTAATCGATATACTCGGATTAGTTCAAGGTGTGTTTTTAGGCTTGGTATTAATAATTGAGGGCAGACGCATAAAACCCAAGCTTTTTTTAGGCTTATTTTTAATTGCGTATTGCGCAGAACTCTTAAACTCAATACTTCACGATTTAAACATTCTTGAATCTGAACCTTGGTTGCTGTTTTTACCATTTAACTTTTTTTATTTAATACTTCCTTTATTCTATATATATGTTAAAGAAATTTCTAATATTAATTTAACTAAAAAGAAAATTGTACTCATCCTTTTGCCTGGAATACTAGAATTTATAAGTTATACAGTACTTTTTATGCTAAGTGTGGGTACAAAAGCAAAATTGCATAATTCAGAAAGTTTTTCTAATGTATTGTCTCTGATTGAAATATTATCATTTGCTTATTCAATATATTATATCTTTCTAACTATTAAATTCATTAATAAGCAAAAAACAAAAGTTGAAGAATTTTACTCAAATACAGAAGGAAAATTACTCACTTGGGCAAAGGGTGTTCTTATGTTTCTGTTTACCTTTCTGATTATTATATTGTCTTCACTTTTTTTAGAAGGAATATTTTATGATGATTACATCTATCCAGCCATTTCAATAATTAATGTCGTTTTTATTTTCTGGATAGGGATTTCCGGTATAAAGCAGTCTAAGCTTTTTGTTACTAAAATCGCTAGTATTAAAAAGATAGACCATCAACAAAGTGATGTTAATGAAACCAATAATAGATTAAAAACTAATAATAAAGATCATTATGAAAAGTTAATTGCATTAATGGATGATGAAAAATTATTTTTAGAGTCCAATTTATCTTTAGCAGATGTGTCTTTAAAACTTAAAATAACGCAACGGAATTTATCGGAACTCATACGAGACGAGTCTGACAAAAACTTTAATCAATTTGTAAATCATTATCGAGTAGAAGAAGCAAAAAAGTTATTATTAGATACTTCAAACAATCATTTAAATATGTTAGGAATAGCTTTTGACTCAGGATTTAGCTCAAAAGCAACATTTTATAGTGTTTTTAAAAAACACACTTCCCTTACACCTACATTGTTTAAAAACAACATATTACCACAAAACTACACGAGTCTATAATTATGTAATAAGTCTAGAAAACGGTTTTCTAGACTCAACAAGCCTTTTTTAAGACTTAAAAAATAGTCCTTGGCCGTATCTTTGCACCAGCAAATCAAGAATTAGAATTATGAAGACTAATAAACTGACTTTGATGGTAATAATCTTTATCTGGATTCTTTTCATTTCTTGGGAATTACTTGTAACAGAATGGAGTCTTATAAAAAACAAAGATGCATTTAGGGTAGACCTACTTATTATTTTTCCACTACTTCAGTTTATTACAATTTATACATTAATTAAAGTA encodes the following:
- a CDS encoding AraC family transcriptional regulator, coding for MEINYNIVSLIDILGLVQGVFLGLVLIIEGRRIKPKLFLGLFLIAYCAELLNSILHDLNILESEPWLLFLPFNFFYLILPLFYIYVKEISNINLTKKKIVLILLPGILEFISYTVLFMLSVGTKAKLHNSESFSNVLSLIEILSFAYSIYYIFLTIKFINKQKTKVEEFYSNTEGKLLTWAKGVLMFLFTFLIIILSSLFLEGIFYDDYIYPAISIINVVFIFWIGISGIKQSKLFVTKIASIKKIDHQQSDVNETNNRLKTNNKDHYEKLIALMDDEKLFLESNLSLADVSLKLKITQRNLSELIRDESDKNFNQFVNHYRVEEAKKLLLDTSNNHLNMLGIAFDSGFSSKATFYSVFKKHTSLTPTLFKNNILPQNYTSL
- a CDS encoding helix-turn-helix domain-containing protein; the protein is MKTQKQPWRKKTYEKATLELKLFVVDQIQNGQISTNFASKKYDVPRTTIGYWIKKYSTLVQQNTGMSKLDEIKKLKERIEELEFVKEFQQDIIADMEIITGVDLSKKSLPKTLAKEIELKKKNRLKENGSMSVLGLVNKPSTKDSKPKKTND
- a CDS encoding IS3 family transposase, with the translated sequence MSKQAFYKRLKTQKNKRLNDEKVIVMIQEYRKLVGMRTGGIKLYDELKQDFIKQGIKIGRDKLYDVLRLHNLLVPRLKNYVTTTNSNHQFRKYKNLIKDQVPTRPEQLWVSDITYIKTDNGHNYLAIVTDAYSKQIMGYKLDNNMKTSLCSEALEMAIKNRKYPDKKLIHHSDRGFQYCNPKYTAFAEENGIMMSMTEQYDPYENAIAERINRTLKYEYGLRNCIKNTAIAQEVTKQAVYIYNNLRTHFSLELRKPAEVHLNPNIKYKSYRRNNVNLTELTI